One segment of Castanea sativa cultivar Marrone di Chiusa Pesio chromosome 3, ASM4071231v1 DNA contains the following:
- the LOC142629118 gene encoding TMV resistance protein N-like — protein sequence MPESIGMLEKLIKLRLDECKQLYKLPASIGNLKSLQHFSMKETTMTDLPESFGMLSSLMVLKMAKKPYVELLDKSTPEVPVICSTIEKRMFFELPTSFSNLLPSSLRDLSILKKLILHDCKELKSLPPLPSSLLEVNVENCIALESIPNLSNLESLSDLNLTNCEKVMDILGLECLKFLRRLYMSGCNVCSSIIKRRLSKVSLRNMCNLSMPGSKIPSWFSQKEVRFTKHRNLEIKGVIIGVVVSLNQQILDDLRYRLPAIVNIQAEILKQNSYVYKRTLSLNGVPKTNEDQIHFSRYPFDRPIVWSLKDGYKIQVITRNPPIMKGDELKNWGVYLVFDGDDEYEGDEESLNESQQSISERLATFFNTFEEEDCVSKSVGEVEEKVEKRSTFLCTPCFLSRT from the exons ATGCCAGAATCTATAGGAATGTTGGAAAAACTTATTAAGTTAAGATTGGATGAATGTAAACAGCTGTATAAACTTCCAGCTTCAATCGGAAACTTAAAGTCCTTGCAGCACTTTTCAATGAAGGAAACTACTATGACAGATTTACCTGAAAGCTTTGGGATGCTCTCAAGCTTAATGGTATTAAAAATGGCAAAGAAACCTTATGTTGAACTGCTTGATAAAAGTACACCTGAAGTTCCTGTTATTTGCAGTACAATAGAGAAACGTATGTTTTTTGAACTCCCTACATCTTTCTCAAATCT CCTTCCCTCTAGCTTAAGGGACTTGTCCATCCTCAAAAAACTTATCTTGCATGATTGTAAGGAGCTCAAGTCTCTCCCTCCACTACCCTCAAGTTTGCTAGAGGTGAATGTTGAAAATTGTATTGCGTTGGAAAGTATACCTAATCTTTCAAACTTGGAAAGCTTAAGTGATCTGAACCTTACTAATTGTGAGAAAGTGATGGACATTCTTGGCCTTGAATGCTTGAAGTTCTTGAGAAGGTTGTACATGAGTGGTTGCAATGTGTGCTCATCAATAATAAAGAGAAGATTGTCTAAG GTTTCTTTGAGGAACATGTGCAATCTAAGTATGCCTGGAAGTAAGATTCCCAGTTGGTTTTCTCAGAAGGAGGTTAGATTTACAAAACATAGAAACCTTGAGATCAAAGGTGTAATTATAGGTGTTGTTGTCTCACTCAATCAGCAAATATTAGATGACCTTAGATATCGTCTACCTGCAATAGTGAACATCCAGGCAGAGATCCTCAAACAAAATAGTTATGTATACAAAAGAACATTGAGCTTGAATGGAGTACCAAAGACGAATGAAGATCAAATTCACTTTTCCCGATACCCATTTGATCGTCCAATTGTTTGGTCATTGAAAGATGGTTATAAGATACAAGTGATAACAAGAAACCCACCAATCATGAAGGGTGATGAGCTAAAGAATTGGGgggtttatttggtttttgatggtgatgatgagtACGAGGGAGATGAAGAATCATTGAATGAAAGCCAACAATCCATATCAGAAAGACTAGCAACGTTTTTCAAtacttttgaagaagaagattgtGTCTCTAAATCTGTTGGTGAAGTTGAGGAAAAAGTGGAAAAGAGGAGTACATTTTTGTGTACACCTTGTTTTTTGTCAAGAACCTGA
- the LOC142627331 gene encoding uncharacterized protein LOC142627331 produces the protein MQILWREVFKGDCPLTVDEFLFCYKPSEISQSRGFYQFTARRKDCRIIKSLVTSNRSWKTEFFFVSGFWAGHPVEVSMDPFAPYTGELGNLRPEGVRRPSLNKFYLGRVQKARLHPERDFHSLVTLQRLMTWGLGPEPSPEALAHEITIRRRMATMKENKGKGVTDEPTRQDAETRACPAVGDKRSLSKAINLENLPSRLKERRAKHRKSSKPRVVQAWGRPSCYPYSSISIAVRPDS, from the exons ATGCagattttgtggagagaggtttttaaaggggattgtcctcttaccgtggacgaattccttttttgctacaaaccctctgaaattagccAATCCCGTGGCTTTTATCAGTTTACAGCCAGGAGAAAAGATTGTAGGATTATAAAGTCGTTGGTTACCTCGAATAggagttggaagacggagtttttcttcgtctcaggTTTTTGGGCAGGGCACCCTGTTGAGGTGAGCATGGATCCGTTTGCCCCATATacaggagagttagggaaccttcgtcctgaag GTGTTAGAAGGCCGTCtttgaacaagttttatttgGGACGCGTTCAaaaggctcgtcttcacccagagagggacttccattcTTTGGTCACCCTTCAACGTCTCATGACTTGGGGGCTTGGCCCAGAACCTTCTCCTGAAGCCTTAGCTCACGAAATCACAATCCGTCGAC ggatggctaccatgaaggagAACAAAGGTAAGGGAGTCACGGATGAGCCTACTAGGCAAGACGCCGAAACTAGGGCTTGTCCTGCTGTTGGCGACAAAAGAAGCCTGTCAAAGGCTATTAAtcttgaaaacctccccagcCGTCTGAAAGAGAGGAGGGCAAAGCATAGGAAGTCGTCCAAGCCTAGGGTCGTCCAAGCCTGGGGTCGTCCCTCCTGCTATCCCTATTCCTCCATCTCAATCGCCGTTCGTCCAGATTCTTGA
- the LOC142627247 gene encoding uncharacterized protein LOC142627247, with translation MEDDDAAYNIPSTPGAFRLQWDVFLSFRGEDTRHTFTSNLYSSLHNHGVRVFRDDDGLRRGDEIASSLLEAIEDSAASIVIISPNYASSKWCLEELSKICDCRRLILPVFYRVDPSDVRRQKGPFEEHFRKHEEGFGEDKVLKWRKAMETVGGRAGWVFTNSEEPLLVQGLVKRVLTELSNTPVGVAAYTVGLDTRVEKLMKSLDVKSNGVQILVLHGMGGVGKTTLAKALYNRLVGHFKHRSFISDVRETSAQDNGLVSLQNKLINDLSSGPIREVNAGAIRERVNENQVLVVLDDVDNINQLNSLIRNREWFYEGSRIIITTRDREVLSKHLVTEFYEVKELDSSESLQLFSYHALRREKPTGTFLDLSKQIVSLTGGLPLALEVFGSFLFDKRRQKEWQDALQKLKQIRPHNLQDVLMISFNGLDEQEKCIFLDIACLFVKMRMKREDAIDILRGCGLNAEIAVSVLTAKSLIKLTEDNILWMHDQVRDMGRQIVRENSIVNPGMRTRLWDRNEIMSVLKDKKGAQCIEGIVLDFEKRLKESPKDPSGDTISWYNLQRDLNFTSAVTYLKERYKRYLEDRAEKEREVLIFTNSLKTMVNLRLLQINYVNMEGKFKYLPVELKWLQWKGCPMKSLPSDFFPCRVAVLDLSESKIEQLWGSYNNKVLENLMVLNLLGCVNLASVPDLSGHRALEKLVLERCGRLTKIHESVGSLSSLLHLNLRECSNLIELPSDVSGLKELESLILSRCSKVKELPESIGSMKSLKELLLDETAIVILPESIFHLTNLEKLSLNGCKLFKRLPQFIGKLCSLKELSLNHSALEEVPDSIGSLANLEKLSLMCCKSLNRIPDSIGNLKSLARFFLNGTAIKELPWSIGSISNLKFLSVGGNHFLSKLPDSIGGLDSIVELKMDGTAMTDLPDQICALKVIQKLEMNKCKSLGTLPKSIGSMMTLTTLIISEANISEMPESIGMLENLIVLRLDECNQLRKLPASIGNLKSLQQLLMKETAVTHLPESFGMLSSLMVLRMAKKPHVELLDNSAPKVSVSCITKEKPKPFELPKSLSNLSLLADFDARALEISGKIPDDFEKLSSLEILRLGHNHFCNLPSSLRGLSILKKLILSDCKELKSLPPLPSSLEEVDVANCIALETVSDLSKLESLRDLNLTNCEKVVDIPGLQNLKSLKSLYMSNCNACPSSVKRRLSKISLRNIRNLSMPGSKIPSWFSQEAVRFTNLKNREIKGVIIGVVVSLNQEISDDLRYRLPAIVDIQAEIRKLDYWIYRTTLHLNGIPKTNEDQIHLCRYPYDHPFIWSLKDGYKIHVTTRNPPHMKGVELKNWGIHLVFEGDDDYEGNEDSLNESQQSTSERLATFFGTFEEEDDRVSKSVGEVEEKLQKIEEREQQRASSYGRIYHVFAFIVLCFACLLCWLQIWR, from the exons ATGGAGGACGACGATGCCGCTTACAATATTCCATCAACTCCGGGAGCTTTCAGGCTTCAGTGGGACGTGTTCCTGAGCTTCAGAGGCGAAGACACACGCCACACCTTCACTAGCAACCTCTACAGCTCCCTCCACAACCATGGCGTCCGAGTCTTCCGCGACGACGACGGGTTACGCCGTGGAGACGAGATAGCCTCGAGTCTGCTCGAGGCAATCGAGGACTCGGCGGCTTCCATCGTCATCATCTCTCCTAACTACGCGTCGTCGAAGTGGTGCCTCGAGGAACTTTCCAAGATATGCGACTGCCGGAGGCTCATACTCCCGGTGTTCTACCGAGTCGACCCGTCTGATGTTCGGAGACAAAAAGGACCTTTCGAAGAACATTTTAGGAAACATGAAGAGGGGTTTGGGGAGGACAAGGTTTTGAAGTGGAGGAAAGCCATGGAAACTGTTGGTGGAAGAGCTGGTTGGGTTTTCACCAACAG TGAAGAACCACTATTGGTTCAAGGTTTGGTCAAGAGGGTTTTGACTGAATTGAGCAATACTCCGGTGGGTGTGGCTGCATACACCGTTGGACTTGACACTCGAGTTGAAAAACTGATGAAATCATTAGATGTTAAATCCAATGGCGTTCAAATTCTAGTACTTCATGGGATGGGTGGGGTTGGTAAGACAACCCTTGCTAAGGCTCTCTATAATAGACTTGTTGGTCACTTTAAGCACCGGAGTTTCATTTCAGATGTTAGAGAAACTTCAGCCCAAGACAATGGTTTAGTATCTCTTCAAAATAAACTTATTAATGATCTTTCATCTGGTCCCATAAGGGAGGTTAATGCTGGTGCTATCAGAGAGAGAGTAAATGAGAATCAAGTTCTTGTTGTTTTGGATGATGTTGACAACATAAACCAACTAAACTCTCTAATTCGTAACAGAGAATGGTTTTATGAAGGAAGTCGAATAATTATTACAACAAGGGACAGAGAAGTATTATCTAAGCATCTTGTGACTGAGTTCTATGAGGTCAAAGAGTTGGATTCATCTGAATCACTACAACTTTTTAGTTACCATGCGCTAAGAAGAGAGAAACCGACAGGCACTTTCTTGGATTTGTCCAAGCAAATTGTGTCTCTTACAGGAGGACTACCATTGGCTCTAGAAGTATTTGGTTCTTTTCTGTTCGATAAGAGGAGACAAAAAGAATGGCAAGATGctctacaaaaattaaaacagattCGTCCACACAATCTTCAGGATGTGTTGATGATAAGTTTTAATGGATTAGATGAACAAGAGAAGTGTATATTCTTAGATATTGCctgtttatttgttaaaatgaGAATGAAGAGAGAAGATGCAATTGACATATTGAGGGGTTGTGGACTTAATGCTGAGATAGCAGTCTCAGTCCTCACAGCAAAGTCACTAATTAAGCTTACTGAGGACAATATTTTGTGGATGCACGATCAAGTTAGAGACATGGGAAGACAAATTGTTCGAGAAAACAGCATTGTAAATCCTGGCATGCGTACTAGACTCTGGGATCGTAATGAGATCATGTCTGTCTTGAAGGATAAGAAG GGAGCACAATGTATAGAAGGCATTGTCCTAGACTTTGAGAAAAGATTAAAAGAATCTCCCAAGGATCCAAGTGGTGATACAATTTCTTGGTATAACCTTCAAAGGGACCTCAATTTCACCTCAGCAGTCACATACTTAAAGGAAAGGTATAAACGTTATCTTGAAGATCgagcagagaaagagagagaggttttaATTTTCACCAATTCCCTTAAAACCATGGTGAATCTTAGACTGCTCCAAATAAATTATGTGAATATGGAAGGGAAGTTCAAATATCTTCCTGTTGAACTGAAGTGGCTACAATGGAAAGGTTGCCCCATGAAAAGTCTTCCTTCTGATTTTTTTCCTTGCAGAGTTGCTGTACTTGATTTATCAGAAAGCAAAATTGAACAATTGTGGGGTTCCTACAATAACAAG GTGCTTGAAAACTTGATGGTTTTGAATCTCCTTGGTTGCGTTAATCTAGCTTCTGTTCCAGATTTATCTGGACATCGAGCCTTGGAAAAGCTTGTTCTTGAGCGCTGTGGTAGGCTGACTAAGATTCATGAATCAGTAGGGAGCTTGAGTTCATTACTTCACTTGAATCTGAGAGAATGTTCAAACCTTATCGAACTTCCAAGTGATGTCTCTGGCCTGAAAGAACTTGAGAGCCTTATCCTCTCACGTTGCTCAAAGGTGAAAGAACTGCCAGAGAGCATAGGCAGCATGAAATCTTTAAAAGAACTTCTCCTTGATGAAACTGCTATAGTGATCCTTCCTGAATCAATCTTCCACCTTACTAACCTTGAAAAGCTTAGTTTAAATGGTTGCAAACTTTTTAAAAGGCTGCCCCAGTTTATAGGAAAGTTATGTTCTCTGAAAGAACTCTCCCTTAACCATTCTGCGTTAGAGGAAGTACCTGATTCCATTGGATCTTTAGCAAACCTTGAGAAACTAAGTTTAATGTGTTGTAAATCACTGAACAGAATTCCTGACTCCATTGGTAATCTCAAATCATTGGCCAGATTTTTCCTCAATGGTACTGCAATCAAAGAACTACCTTGGTCTATTGGCTCGATATCAAATTTGAAGTTCTTATCAGTTGGAGGGAATCATTTTCTTAGCAAACTGCCTGATTCAATTGGAGGATTGGATTCTATTGTTGAGCTTAAGATGGATGGGACAGCAATGACAGATCTGCCAGATCAGATATGTGCCTTGAAAGTAATTCAAAAGCTTGAGATGAACAAATGTAAATCTCTTGGAACATTGCCAAAATCAATTGGAAGCATGATGACACTTACTACTTTGATCATATCTGAAGCTAATATTAGTGAGATGCCAGAATCTATAGGAATGTTGGAAAATCTTATTGTGTTAAGATTGGATGAGTGTAATCAGCTGCGTAAACTTCCGGCTTCAATAGGAAACTTAAAGTCCTTGCAACAATTGTTGATGAAGGAAACTGCTGTGACACATTTACCTGAAAGCTTTGGGATGCTCTCAAGCTTAATGGTATTAAGAATGGCAAAGAAACCTCATGTTGAACTGCTTGATAACAGTGCTCCCAAAGTTTCTGTTAGTtgcattacaaaagaaaaacctaagCCTTTTGAACTTCCAAAATCTCTCTCAAATCTGTCCTTGCTGGCTGATTTTGACGCTCGTGCTTTGGAAATATCTGGTAAAATTCCTGATGATTTTGAGAAGTTGTCGTCCTTGGAGATTTTGAGGCTAGGCCACAATCATTTTTGCAACCTTCCCTCCAGTCTGAGGGGCCTGTCCATCCTCAAAAAACTTATCTTGTCTGATTGTAAGGAGCTCAAATCTCTCCCTCCACTTCCCTCAAGTTTGGAAGAGGTGGATGTTGCAAATTGTATCGCATTGGAAACTGTGTCTGATCTTTCAAAGTTGGAAAGTTTACGTGACCTGAACCTTACTAATTGTGAGAAAGTGGTGGATATTCCTGGCCTTCAAAACTTGAAGTCTTTGAAAAGTTTGTACATGAGTAATTGCAATGCGTGCCCCTCAAGCGTAAAGAGAAGACTGTctaag ATTTCTTTGAGGAATATACGCAATCTCAGTATGCCTGGAAGCAAGATTCCAAGCTGGTTTTCTCAGGAGGCAGTTAGATTTACAAACCTTAAAAACCGTGAGATCAAAGGTGTTATTATAGGTGTTGTTGTCTCACTCAATCAGGAAATCTCAGACGACCTTAGATATCGTCTCCCGGCAATAGTGGACATTCAGGCAGAGATCCGCAAACTGGATTACTGGATATACAGAACAACATTGCACTTAAATGGAATACCAAAGACAAATGAAGATCAAATTCACTTGTGTCGATATCCATACGATCATCCATTTATTTGGTCGTTGAAAGATGGTTATAAGATACATGTGACAACGAGGAACCCACCACATATGAAGGGGGTTGAGCTAAAGAATTGGGGGATTCATTTGGTTTTTGAGGGTGATGATGATTATGAGGGAAATGAAGATTCATTGAATGAAAGCCAACAATCCACATCGGAAAGACTAGCAACCTTTTTCGGcacttttgaagaagaagatgatcgTGTCTCTAAATCTGTTGGTGAAGTTGAAGAAAAACTGCAAAAGATTGAAGAAAGAGAACAACAAAGAGCATCTTCATATGGCAGAATTTACCATGTTTTCGCTTTCATTGTTCTTTGTTTCGCCTGTCTATTGTGTTGGTTACAGATATGGCGTTAG